The following coding sequences are from one Collimonas arenae window:
- a CDS encoding GGDEF domain-containing protein — MLIALFLTLIGKIVDGEWTTYQRGRNSIPAIKQFQLALRVEEKLSAERGPNNILLGQNLSDSADARAKLAQARAATDQSLSILLQAMRSQEDLWFTPLIANVKATTLNLALARQQVDLLAAKPKSERDADSVSVSVEMMVATVEIFSSTIGSLSNRVILADPQFHDGVESAQLSSRLRDIAGQVGSTFTAPVIAKRPLTPQEIYAFARLTGQADQLYSVIELELRSYYKNPAFKIALDNIRTHYFGDGVDFLNGLFAAGRTSGNYGLSSGDIAAIYVPMMSSIPELRELIVAELIQEAESRNQRAGYFLLATILLGIVAIGIFVMLIRLIRQRVLRPILDATELFVSFANERFETAIPEHLYNDEIGEMLRAIRVLKAHSLDKIRLEKEREELIKRLRASSDTDFLTGLLNRRAFYAQGEQQFGITRRYQRQMVVILMDVDHFKAVNDMHGHQAGDRVLCDVAELCRHERRKVDLLARYGGEEFLLLLPEIDLLQGIAVAEKLRAAIDAHLFQLDDGVVLKISASFGVASFEDDDNLESLIARADQKLYAAKNAGRNKVMPARQVNEFVVA, encoded by the coding sequence TTGCTGATAGCGCTTTTCTTGACCTTGATCGGCAAGATTGTGGACGGCGAATGGACCACATATCAGCGTGGCAGGAATAGTATCCCGGCAATCAAGCAGTTTCAGCTCGCCTTGCGAGTTGAAGAGAAGCTGTCGGCCGAACGTGGACCCAATAACATATTACTAGGGCAGAACCTGAGTGATTCGGCTGATGCCAGAGCCAAGCTGGCGCAAGCCCGCGCGGCGACCGATCAGTCCTTGTCAATTTTATTGCAAGCGATGCGCTCGCAAGAGGATCTTTGGTTCACCCCACTGATAGCAAACGTCAAGGCCACTACGCTCAATCTCGCGTTGGCGCGCCAACAGGTCGACCTGCTGGCCGCCAAGCCAAAGTCGGAACGCGATGCGGATTCTGTCAGCGTGTCTGTGGAAATGATGGTGGCGACCGTTGAAATTTTTTCTTCGACAATTGGCAGCCTGTCCAATCGCGTGATACTCGCGGATCCGCAATTCCATGATGGCGTGGAAAGCGCCCAGTTGAGCTCCCGGTTGCGCGATATCGCCGGCCAGGTGGGGTCTACGTTTACTGCACCAGTGATCGCCAAGCGGCCATTGACTCCCCAAGAGATCTACGCGTTTGCCAGGTTGACCGGACAAGCAGATCAGCTGTATTCGGTGATCGAACTGGAGTTGCGCAGCTACTACAAGAATCCGGCATTCAAGATCGCACTGGATAATATCCGCACGCACTATTTTGGCGACGGCGTCGATTTTCTGAACGGCTTGTTCGCTGCGGGCCGGACCAGCGGCAACTACGGTTTGAGTTCCGGCGATATTGCTGCCATCTACGTACCGATGATGTCTTCAATTCCAGAGCTGCGCGAACTTATTGTTGCCGAATTGATCCAGGAGGCGGAATCGCGAAATCAGCGCGCCGGCTATTTTTTGCTGGCGACAATCCTTCTGGGGATTGTTGCCATCGGCATTTTCGTGATGCTGATCCGATTGATCCGGCAGCGCGTATTGCGCCCTATTCTGGATGCGACGGAGCTGTTCGTATCGTTTGCCAACGAGCGCTTTGAGACGGCCATCCCGGAGCATCTTTATAACGATGAAATTGGCGAAATGCTGCGGGCGATCCGCGTACTCAAGGCGCATAGCCTGGATAAGATCCGTCTCGAAAAAGAACGGGAAGAGCTAATCAAACGGTTGCGCGCCTCGTCCGACACCGATTTCCTGACAGGACTGCTGAATCGCCGCGCATTCTATGCGCAAGGTGAACAGCAGTTCGGCATCACCCGCAGATATCAGCGGCAAATGGTGGTGATTCTGATGGATGTGGATCATTTCAAGGCCGTGAACGATATGCACGGTCATCAAGCCGGGGACCGGGTATTGTGCGATGTGGCGGAGCTGTGTCGCCACGAACGACGTAAAGTAGATCTGCTGGCGCGCTATGGCGGCGAGGAATTTTTATTGTTGCTGCCCGAGATTGATTTGTTGCAGGGGATTGCGGTCGCGGAAAAATTGCGAGCAGCAATTGATGCGCATCTGTTCCAGCTCGATGACGGTGTCGTGCTGAAGATCTCTGCCAGTTTCGGGGTGGCGTCTTTCGAAGACGATGACAATCTAGAGAGCTTGATTGCACGGGCCGATCAGAAGTTATACGCTGCCAAGAACGCTGGTCGCAATAAGGTCATGCCGGCGCGTCAGGTCAATGAATTCGTCGTGGCGTAA
- a CDS encoding ABC transporter permease — translation MQQTGIQAGLQNAVHSLWRYRGFVVGSVRREFQARYRNSMLGAAWMVLNPLAMIVVYTVIFSQLMHARLPNASSQFAYGIYLCAGLLTWGFFTEVVSRMQNVFLENGNLIKKLSFPRICLPIITVLNAGLNFAIIFGLFLCFLLLSGNFPGWVFLAIVPVLLIQILFSIGLGIILGVLNVFFRDIGQLFGIVLQFWFWFTPIVYTVSTLPGKIQTLLKLNPMASLIVAYQGIFVSGTWPDWSSLLPVTLISLALCWFGLQLFRRHAGEMVDEL, via the coding sequence ATGCAGCAGACGGGTATCCAAGCAGGACTGCAAAATGCTGTCCACTCATTGTGGCGCTACCGGGGATTCGTCGTCGGCAGCGTGCGCCGCGAGTTCCAGGCGCGCTATCGTAATTCAATGCTGGGAGCGGCATGGATGGTGCTGAATCCGCTGGCGATGATCGTAGTCTATACGGTGATTTTTTCGCAGCTGATGCACGCTCGCCTACCTAACGCCAGCAGCCAGTTTGCCTACGGTATTTATCTCTGTGCGGGCTTGCTGACCTGGGGATTTTTTACCGAGGTCGTATCGCGCATGCAGAACGTTTTCCTGGAGAACGGAAACCTGATCAAGAAATTGAGTTTTCCGCGCATCTGCCTGCCGATCATTACGGTGCTCAACGCGGGTTTGAATTTCGCCATCATCTTTGGCTTGTTTCTCTGTTTCCTGCTGTTGTCCGGCAATTTTCCGGGTTGGGTATTCCTGGCAATCGTGCCGGTGCTGTTGATCCAGATCCTGTTCTCGATCGGGCTCGGTATCATTCTCGGCGTGCTGAATGTGTTCTTTCGCGATATCGGCCAACTGTTCGGCATCGTGCTGCAATTCTGGTTCTGGTTCACGCCTATCGTTTATACGGTCTCGACCTTGCCGGGGAAAATCCAGACCTTGCTCAAATTGAATCCGATGGCGTCGCTGATCGTCGCCTATCAGGGTATTTTTGTCAGCGGTACATGGCCGGATTGGAGTAGCTTGCTCCCGGTGACGCTGATTAGCCTGGCGCTTTGCTGGTTCGGCCTGCAGCTGTTCCGCAGGCATGCGGGTGAAATGGTGGATGAACTCTGA
- a CDS encoding class I SAM-dependent methyltransferase: MRKLISRLFGGKLAINPATVMPQSPAASAAPLQEANHFDIGLKDAGFDGWYRVESGELYEGFAIGVDDVVVDVGCGEGGCALFCANRGAHVIVADIDAAKVAASVQRLADTPARKVEGVVSDANPLLLGDGIASRIISMEVMEHVDDPAQFLRELVRIGKPGAQYLLTVPDPVAEQLQVGLAPEVYFQKPNHVRIIQRDEFAKLVTDAGLVIERQGSYGFYWSLWWLFFWVCKVDLSNPQHPLLNSWTRTWEALLDSPQGNQVRKSMNDLMPKCQVIVARKP; this comes from the coding sequence ATGCGCAAGTTGATCAGTAGATTATTCGGCGGGAAGCTGGCAATCAATCCCGCAACAGTGATGCCGCAATCGCCGGCAGCGTCCGCTGCACCTCTGCAGGAGGCCAACCATTTCGACATCGGTCTGAAAGATGCCGGCTTCGATGGCTGGTATCGTGTCGAAAGCGGCGAACTATATGAAGGTTTCGCAATCGGAGTGGATGACGTCGTGGTCGACGTTGGCTGTGGTGAAGGCGGTTGCGCTTTGTTCTGCGCCAATCGCGGCGCGCATGTGATCGTTGCCGACATTGACGCAGCCAAGGTTGCGGCAAGCGTCCAACGCCTTGCCGATACGCCGGCAAGGAAGGTGGAGGGCGTGGTGAGCGATGCCAATCCCTTATTGCTGGGAGACGGCATTGCAAGCCGGATCATTTCGATGGAAGTGATGGAGCACGTCGACGATCCGGCGCAGTTCCTGCGCGAGCTGGTACGCATCGGCAAGCCGGGTGCGCAGTATCTGCTGACAGTACCTGATCCGGTAGCGGAGCAATTGCAGGTGGGCTTGGCGCCGGAGGTGTATTTCCAGAAGCCGAATCATGTGCGGATCATCCAGCGCGACGAATTTGCCAAGCTGGTGACGGATGCCGGCCTGGTCATCGAACGCCAAGGCTCCTATGGTTTCTATTGGTCGCTCTGGTGGCTGTTCTTCTGGGTTTGCAAAGTCGATCTGTCGAATCCACAGCACCCGTTGTTGAATAGCTGGACCCGGACCTGGGAAGCCTTGCTGGACAGTCCGCAAGGCAATCAGGTCAGGAAAAGCATGAATGACCTGATGCCGAAATGCCAGGTCATTGTCGCCCGCAAGCCCTGA
- a CDS encoding glycosyltransferase family 4 protein encodes MRKATLMNLNVALNSKALLAPRTGIGNYVVELAQALQQDPGLRLQYFYGLRWQDTLATAAMPGYSSWAGAVKRALPWAYSARRIVEQRCFNRGARKLHPDVYHEPTLWPLDFDGPMVMTLHDLTHIHYPQTQPKDRLKEIERRLPSALGRASRILVDSEFIGKEVRQQFGLSGDKVVVAPLGCSTIFQPRSADQLAVRLQAMGLGYRRFILAVGTLEPRKNLLLTLRAHARLPVALRARFPLLVVGMPGWQADEFSGALSEAVSAGHVRLAGYLDQQDLACVTAAARFLVFPSWYEGFGLPVLEAMASGTPVIASSSASLPEVAGPPPSMSILGMTSGWRSICNA; translated from the coding sequence GTGCGCAAAGCAACGCTGATGAACCTGAACGTTGCCCTCAATAGCAAGGCGCTGCTCGCGCCACGCACAGGCATCGGCAACTATGTCGTTGAGCTCGCTCAGGCGTTGCAACAGGATCCGGGCTTGCGGCTGCAATATTTTTATGGCCTGCGGTGGCAAGATACGTTGGCGACTGCGGCGATGCCTGGATATTCGAGTTGGGCTGGTGCGGTCAAGCGGGCGCTGCCTTGGGCCTACAGTGCACGCAGGATAGTAGAGCAGCGCTGTTTTAACCGAGGTGCGCGCAAGCTCCATCCCGATGTGTATCACGAGCCCACCTTGTGGCCGCTTGATTTTGACGGGCCGATGGTGATGACTCTGCATGACCTGACGCATATTCACTATCCGCAAACGCAGCCGAAGGATCGTCTGAAGGAGATTGAGCGGCGTCTGCCGTCGGCGTTGGGGCGCGCCAGCCGTATCCTGGTCGATTCGGAATTTATCGGCAAGGAAGTCCGGCAGCAATTCGGGCTATCTGGCGACAAGGTAGTGGTAGCGCCATTAGGGTGTTCTACGATTTTTCAGCCCAGGAGTGCGGACCAGCTGGCTGTACGCCTGCAGGCCATGGGCCTGGGATATCGCCGTTTCATCCTGGCGGTCGGTACGCTGGAGCCGCGCAAGAATCTGTTGTTGACCTTGCGTGCGCATGCGCGTTTGCCGGTGGCGCTGAGGGCGCGCTTCCCGCTGCTGGTGGTCGGCATGCCAGGCTGGCAAGCCGATGAATTCAGTGGCGCACTGTCCGAGGCCGTCAGTGCGGGGCATGTGCGCCTGGCAGGTTACCTGGATCAGCAGGATCTGGCTTGTGTGACGGCAGCCGCCAGGTTCCTGGTATTTCCGTCATGGTATGAAGGATTTGGCTTGCCGGTGCTTGAGGCAATGGCCAGCGGCACACCGGTAATCGCCTCTTCCAGCGCCAGCTTGCCGGAAGTGGCGGGGCCGCCGCCGTCTATGTCGATCCTCGGGATGACATCGGGCTGGCGCAGCATATGCAACGCATGA
- a CDS encoding glycosyltransferase family 4 protein: MTRLLVDCTFVFNHPELNTGIQRVVRNIVNNFSSVQDEVVCVPIIFKQGKILEVKQLTPKYADGWPGRAHRKLEEVANKVAHKLIQIRHRYWHLNSRLMRLWPWNTYRLVRRATNLVFHVCSLSFVLPRILVEWLLNKIEDQSRAVEMECDAGDILVLLDSSWHTDFFPLVEKLQQQGLPVVSVIYDLIPMTHPQFCDNSLVQVFDRWFEWIANTANGFVAISSTISDQVRDEVQRRLGSDKADRRWFDFFHLGSELDLLESNKSVRPAVQKLFTSGRSVYLMVSTIEPRKNHAYLLDAFEQLWANGSDVVLCFIGRIGWKNEQLIERVRSHPELKRRLFMFNDLSDVELEYGYSHAKALVFPSFVEGFGLPLVEAMQRGLPVLASDIPVFHEVGGEYIGYFDLARPESLGNMVRQFEESGVFPAARHMVDWSWLNWESATRQLVQRILHHVETQKRAQSNADEPERCPQ, from the coding sequence ATGACCAGACTCTTGGTCGATTGCACTTTTGTATTTAATCATCCCGAACTGAACACCGGGATACAACGTGTCGTTCGCAATATCGTTAATAATTTCTCATCTGTGCAAGACGAAGTTGTTTGCGTTCCTATCATATTCAAGCAGGGCAAGATACTTGAGGTCAAGCAGCTGACGCCGAAATATGCGGATGGCTGGCCCGGACGTGCGCATCGAAAACTGGAGGAAGTGGCGAATAAGGTAGCGCATAAGCTGATACAGATACGACACCGTTACTGGCATCTGAATTCGCGTCTGATGCGCTTGTGGCCGTGGAACACTTATCGCCTTGTGCGCCGGGCGACAAATCTGGTATTTCACGTGTGTAGCCTATCGTTTGTGCTGCCGCGGATTCTGGTTGAATGGCTCCTGAATAAAATCGAGGATCAGTCACGTGCCGTCGAAATGGAGTGCGATGCCGGTGATATCCTGGTGCTGCTGGATTCATCGTGGCATACCGATTTTTTCCCCTTGGTCGAAAAATTGCAGCAGCAAGGTCTACCGGTGGTATCGGTGATCTATGATCTGATCCCTATGACGCATCCGCAGTTTTGCGATAATTCGCTGGTGCAGGTGTTTGACCGCTGGTTCGAATGGATCGCCAATACTGCAAACGGCTTCGTCGCCATTTCGAGTACGATCAGCGATCAGGTGCGAGACGAGGTGCAGCGCAGATTGGGTAGCGACAAGGCAGATCGGCGCTGGTTCGATTTCTTTCACCTGGGCTCCGAGCTGGACTTGCTTGAATCGAACAAGTCGGTGCGACCCGCAGTGCAAAAGCTGTTCACATCCGGCCGCTCGGTCTACCTGATGGTCAGCACTATCGAACCGCGCAAGAATCACGCTTACCTGCTGGACGCCTTTGAGCAGCTTTGGGCGAACGGCAGCGATGTCGTATTGTGTTTTATCGGACGTATCGGCTGGAAGAATGAACAACTGATCGAGCGCGTCAGAAGCCATCCGGAACTGAAGCGGCGCCTGTTCATGTTCAATGATCTCAGTGACGTTGAGCTGGAGTATGGCTATAGTCACGCAAAAGCCTTGGTGTTTCCATCGTTTGTCGAAGGATTCGGTTTACCGCTGGTCGAGGCCATGCAGCGCGGCTTGCCTGTTTTGGCCAGCGATATTCCGGTTTTCCATGAAGTTGGTGGCGAATATATCGGCTATTTCGATTTGGCACGGCCTGAGTCCCTGGGCAACATGGTTCGGCAATTTGAAGAGAGTGGTGTTTTTCCGGCGGCGCGTCATATGGTGGATTGGTCGTGGCTCAATTGGGAAAGCGCAACGCGTCAGCTGGTACAGCGTATCCTGCATCATGTAGAAACACAAAAACGTGCGCAAAGCAACGCTGATGAACCTGAACGTTGCCCTCAATAG
- a CDS encoding NAD-dependent epimerase/dehydratase family protein, whose protein sequence is MRRLFITGESGFVGRAFDRLRAHAVAQYGWELVSAGGAYDLQDADSLDRVLNHARPDAVIHLDRQDVAAEVLSDPVDTEDINLQGTLMLLQSLQRTGFNGSFLYVSSSEVYGPVDPAVLPITELQALHPQNQYAVSKVAAELLCHQWSRKLPWRIMTARPFKHIGTGQREDFVIASVARQMARIKLGLQAPRIVVGDIDQSHDFLDVEDVISAYLALLATGRMAKSTTSAQARNT, encoded by the coding sequence ATGAGACGCCTGTTTATCACCGGAGAATCTGGATTTGTCGGTCGCGCCTTCGACCGCCTACGTGCGCACGCGGTTGCGCAGTACGGCTGGGAGTTGGTAAGTGCAGGCGGCGCATACGATCTTCAGGATGCCGATTCGCTGGATCGCGTGCTGAACCATGCCAGGCCGGACGCAGTGATCCACCTCGACAGACAAGACGTCGCTGCGGAAGTGTTGAGCGATCCGGTGGACACGGAGGATATCAATTTGCAGGGAACACTGATGCTGCTGCAATCGCTGCAACGTACCGGTTTCAACGGCAGTTTCCTGTATGTCAGTTCCAGCGAAGTTTATGGTCCGGTGGATCCGGCCGTATTGCCGATTACTGAGTTGCAGGCACTACACCCGCAGAATCAGTACGCTGTCAGCAAGGTCGCGGCCGAACTGCTGTGCCATCAATGGAGCCGCAAGCTGCCTTGGCGGATCATGACGGCGCGGCCGTTCAAGCATATCGGTACGGGGCAGCGTGAGGATTTCGTGATTGCTAGCGTGGCGCGCCAGATGGCGCGTATCAAGCTCGGCTTGCAGGCTCCACGTATTGTGGTTGGCGATATCGATCAGAGTCACGATTTTCTTGACGTCGAAGATGTCATTTCTGCCTACCTAGCCTTGCTGGCGACGGGCAGAATGGCGAAGTCTACAACGTCTGCTCAGGCAAGGAATACCTGA
- a CDS encoding glycosyltransferase family 4 protein — protein sequence MRVLHFYKTYQSESYGGIEQTIYQLCKCSPVSGIESEVLTLSESPDPAELLYEGHKVHRVKLDLQIASTGFSFSALKRFAQLVADADVVHYHFPWPFMDLAHFVTRMNKPSVVTYHSDIVRYKTLLQVYKPLMHRFLSSVDAIVATSPNYLQTSSVLAGYKDKTQVIPIGLDKNNYAAPSAAKMQEWKERIGDRFFLFVGAIRYYKGLHILLDAARGTNYPIVIVGAGPIEQELRQRVREQGLNNVIFLGIVDDEDKVALLQLCYALVFPSHLRSEAFGISLLEGAMYGKPMISSEIGTGTSYINNHGETGLVVPPSDSDAFRAAMRQLWDDPVLAATMGTRAHARYQKLFTARVMGESYARLYRDVLDMHGLMTRQVSLGTE from the coding sequence ATGCGGGTTCTTCATTTTTATAAAACCTATCAATCGGAATCGTACGGCGGGATCGAACAAACCATCTATCAGTTGTGTAAATGTTCACCTGTGAGCGGCATCGAAAGTGAAGTGCTGACGCTCAGCGAATCGCCAGACCCGGCCGAACTGTTGTATGAAGGCCACAAGGTACACCGCGTCAAACTTGACCTGCAGATCGCCTCTACCGGATTCTCATTTTCTGCCCTAAAACGCTTCGCCCAACTCGTTGCCGACGCGGATGTGGTGCACTACCATTTTCCGTGGCCGTTCATGGACCTTGCTCACTTCGTCACACGGATGAACAAGCCGAGCGTCGTTACTTATCATTCCGATATCGTACGCTACAAGACGCTGCTGCAGGTGTACAAGCCATTGATGCATCGTTTCCTGTCCAGCGTCGATGCGATTGTCGCAACCTCACCAAATTACCTGCAAACCAGTTCCGTGCTGGCAGGATACAAGGATAAAACCCAGGTCATCCCGATCGGCCTCGACAAGAATAACTACGCTGCACCATCGGCGGCCAAGATGCAGGAATGGAAAGAGCGCATCGGCGATCGTTTTTTCCTGTTTGTCGGCGCGATCCGCTACTACAAGGGCTTGCACATCCTGCTGGATGCCGCGCGCGGAACCAATTATCCGATCGTGATCGTGGGCGCCGGACCGATCGAGCAGGAATTGCGGCAACGTGTGCGTGAGCAGGGCCTGAATAATGTGATTTTCCTGGGCATCGTTGACGATGAAGACAAGGTGGCATTGCTGCAGTTGTGCTACGCATTGGTGTTCCCGTCGCATCTGCGCTCGGAGGCGTTCGGCATTTCCTTGCTGGAAGGTGCAATGTACGGCAAGCCAATGATCTCCAGCGAGATCGGCACCGGTACAAGTTATATCAATAATCACGGTGAAACCGGGTTGGTGGTGCCGCCGAGCGATTCGGATGCCTTCAGGGCGGCAATGCGCCAATTGTGGGATGACCCGGTACTGGCGGCGACCATGGGCACCCGCGCTCACGCACGCTATCAGAAACTGTTCACGGCAAGAGTGATGGGTGAAAGTTACGCAAGGCTCTATCGCGACGTGCTGGACATGCATGGCCTGATGACGCGGCAGGTGAGCTTGGGAACCGAATAG
- a CDS encoding ABC transporter ATP-binding protein has protein sequence MGKVNVKGLGKAYKSYGGRWSRLAEWVLPFAKPRHQLHWVLQDIDFELAAGEAVGIVGINGAGKSTLLKVIAGTSQASAGSVDIQGRVAALLELGMGFHADFTGRQNAFMAGQLQGLSSNEIEALMPAIEAFAEIGEYMDQPVRTYSSGMQMRLAFSVATASRPDVLIVDEALSVGDAYFQHKSFERIREFRRAGTTLLIVSHDRYAIQTICDRAILLNRGRLEMQGDPVEVMDYYNAMLAERERQTVRQERLPDGRLRTISGTGEASIVAVTLLDDDGRSLDVVEVGSHATLEIRVAINRPVERLVLGYMIKDKLGQSIFGINTHRLGMPQADLLPGEELVYRCRFPVNLGKGSYSVAISLSRLDSHLDTNYEWRDYSLIFHVVNTRHPDFVGCAFLDAVMQVERSQHQADSRIDGVTP, from the coding sequence ATGGGTAAGGTCAACGTAAAAGGTTTGGGCAAGGCCTACAAGTCATACGGCGGCCGTTGGTCGCGTCTGGCGGAGTGGGTGCTGCCGTTTGCCAAGCCGCGGCATCAATTGCATTGGGTGTTGCAGGATATCGATTTCGAGCTGGCAGCAGGCGAAGCGGTTGGCATTGTTGGTATCAACGGCGCCGGCAAGAGTACGTTGCTGAAAGTGATTGCCGGGACTAGTCAAGCCAGTGCCGGCAGCGTTGACATCCAGGGCAGGGTGGCGGCGTTGCTGGAACTCGGCATGGGCTTTCACGCAGATTTCACTGGCCGCCAGAACGCCTTCATGGCGGGCCAGCTTCAAGGCTTGAGCAGCAACGAGATCGAAGCCCTGATGCCGGCCATCGAAGCATTTGCCGAAATCGGCGAATACATGGACCAGCCGGTACGGACCTACTCCAGCGGCATGCAGATGCGGCTTGCCTTCAGCGTGGCGACGGCGAGCCGGCCGGATGTGCTGATTGTGGATGAAGCGTTGTCGGTAGGCGACGCGTACTTCCAGCACAAGAGTTTTGAGCGGATCAGGGAATTTCGCCGCGCCGGCACGACCTTGCTGATCGTGTCGCACGACCGTTACGCGATACAGACCATTTGCGACCGCGCCATCCTGCTCAATCGCGGGCGTCTTGAAATGCAGGGCGATCCGGTCGAGGTCATGGATTATTACAACGCCATGTTGGCCGAGCGTGAGCGTCAAACCGTGCGCCAGGAACGTTTGCCGGACGGCCGCCTGCGCACCATATCCGGCACCGGTGAAGCCAGCATTGTTGCGGTGACGTTGCTCGATGACGACGGCAGGAGTTTGGACGTGGTCGAAGTTGGAAGCCATGCGACGCTGGAAATCCGTGTAGCGATTAATCGACCGGTAGAGCGGCTGGTGCTTGGCTACATGATCAAGGACAAACTCGGACAGTCGATCTTCGGCATCAACACGCATCGGCTCGGCATGCCGCAGGCCGATTTGCTGCCGGGCGAGGAGTTGGTATACCGTTGCCGCTTCCCCGTGAACCTGGGCAAGGGTAGCTATTCTGTGGCGATTTCCCTGTCGCGACTGGATTCCCATCTCGACACCAACTATGAATGGCGCGACTACAGCCTGATCTTCCACGTGGTCAATACGCGGCATCCCGATTTCGTCGGCTGCGCGTTCCTGGACGCGGTGATGCAAGTGGAGCGTTCCCAACACCAAGCGGATTCTCGTATCGATGGAGTGACGCCATGA
- a CDS encoding acyltransferase family protein, which yields MNRRIADIQLLRGIAVLFVLVEHTQFNLFGEPNRLLAYLYPNFGGWTGVDLFFAISGFVIARDLVPRLARADGRQFSTLLSFWVRRASRLWPSAWLWLALILVATVAFNRSGAFGLLQTNLDATLAGVFNYGNFRLIAVFGRSEYGASFPYWSLSLEEQFYLLLPLAIIIFRRWLPWVLIVPVVVQLCAHRHYDLIWMGTRSDALMLGVLLAIWSQHDSYRRFEPTFLKSRAWLRWIVLAALVAALGAIGSYHFATWRFWVGTVALISIVLVFIASYDQDYLMPDNPLKKIFLWLGSRSYALYLTHIPAYLVSREIWCRIEPVNTIFGKNYNGRLALTAIVLVLIFSELNYRFVETPFRERGKRLADRINLQPGWFQAWLSRFRGRPSMTADSEKP from the coding sequence ATGAATCGACGGATAGCAGATATTCAATTATTGCGCGGTATCGCCGTGCTCTTTGTGCTGGTCGAGCATACCCAGTTCAATCTGTTCGGCGAGCCGAACCGCTTGCTGGCCTACCTCTATCCGAATTTTGGCGGCTGGACCGGCGTCGATCTGTTCTTTGCCATCTCCGGTTTCGTGATCGCACGCGACCTGGTTCCGCGCTTGGCGCGCGCCGATGGCCGCCAGTTTTCCACCCTGTTGAGTTTTTGGGTGCGGCGCGCTTCGCGCTTGTGGCCATCCGCATGGCTCTGGCTGGCGCTGATCCTGGTCGCTACTGTGGCGTTCAATCGTTCCGGCGCTTTCGGTCTGTTGCAGACCAATCTCGACGCCACGTTGGCCGGCGTGTTCAATTACGGGAATTTTCGCCTGATTGCTGTTTTCGGACGCTCTGAATACGGCGCCAGTTTTCCGTACTGGAGCCTGTCGCTGGAAGAACAGTTTTATCTGTTGCTGCCGCTGGCAATCATTATCTTTCGCCGTTGGCTGCCTTGGGTATTGATTGTTCCTGTGGTGGTGCAATTGTGCGCGCACCGCCATTACGACCTGATATGGATGGGAACCCGCTCGGATGCGTTGATGCTCGGTGTGCTGCTGGCGATATGGAGCCAGCACGACAGCTATCGCCGTTTTGAGCCGACGTTCCTGAAAAGTCGCGCATGGTTGCGCTGGATTGTGCTGGCCGCATTGGTGGCCGCTTTGGGAGCGATCGGCTCCTATCATTTCGCGACATGGCGTTTCTGGGTGGGGACCGTGGCGCTGATCTCCATCGTGCTGGTGTTCATTGCATCGTATGACCAAGACTATCTGATGCCGGACAACCCGCTGAAGAAGATTTTTCTGTGGTTGGGCAGCCGCTCCTACGCGTTGTATCTGACGCATATTCCGGCATATCTGGTCAGCCGCGAAATCTGGTGCCGTATCGAACCGGTGAATACCATTTTCGGCAAGAACTACAACGGTCGTCTGGCGCTGACCGCGATTGTGCTGGTGTTGATTTTCAGCGAGTTGAATTATCGCTTCGTCGAAACGCCGTTCCGCGAGCGCGGCAAGCGGCTTGCCGATCGCATCAATCTGCAACCCGGCTGGTTCCAGGCGTGGCTCTCCAGATTCAGAGGCCGTCCTTCGATGACAGCGGACAGCGAGAAACCCTAG